A genomic segment from Chitinophaga niabensis encodes:
- the dnaE gene encoding DNA polymerase III subunit alpha, giving the protein MKFSHLHVHTQFSLLDGAADIKSLYKKSMADNMPALAITDHGNMFGAFQFVAEAYNNKLNPEDPKDKRLKVKPIVGCEFYVVENRHKRQFTREEKDARYHQVMLAKDDVGYRNLIKLCSLGFTEGLYGKYPRIDKELILQHHEGLIATTCCLGASVPRTILRHGEEAGEKEFKWWLDIFGEDFYVELQRHGIPEQITVNEVLVRFAHKYNVKIIASNDSHYVEKKDANAHDILLCINTGEKKSTPTMKDFSDDDVMTKNKRFAFYNDEFFFKTTDEMTKLFADLPQAIDNTNEIVDKIELLDLKRDILLPNFPIPANFFTQDQYLRHITMEGAHQRYAEMTAEIEERINFELDVIEKMGFAGYFLIVSDFIKAGRDLGVFIGPGRGSAAGSAVAYCIGITNIDPIKYDLLFERFLNPERKSMPDIDTDFDDEGRQKVIDYVVQKYGKQQVAQIITYGTMAAKMSIKDVARVMDLPLMESNMLAKMVPDKPGIQLSRIFNAPLEGEKSLQEKEGLAGEDIENVKKLRELIKGNDLQAEVLREACVLEGSVRNTGIHAAGIIIAPQDLSELIPVAVAKDSDLLVTQFEGNIIESAGVIKMDFLGLKTLTIIKNALQLIKKNHGIDIVIDDIPLDDALTYELYQKAETNGTFQFESPGMQKYLRELKPDKFADLIAMNALYRPGPLEYIPTFIRRKHGLEPVIYDVPIMEEYLAETYGINVYQEQVMLLSQKMANFSKGDADVLRKAMGKKQKAVLDKMKAQFMAGCKENGHDLKMCDKVWTDWEAFASYAFNKSHSTCYAFVAYQTAYLKAHYPAEYMAAVLNNASNLEKITFFMEECKRMGLDVLPPDVNESYKGFAVNKKGQVRFGLAGLKGVGEAAIESIIEEREKDGPYATIFDMVKRVNQRAVNKKSMEALAMSGAFDCFPELHRAQYFYKADGDNTTGLDKIVKFGQQVQAGSQNSGGLFGDDMMLDIQPPKIPNCDQWPLTIKLNNERDVTGIYISGHPLDDYKFEMKYYNMNTIQEVLDYQNLISVASDNNKGRERSFRMAVFVTSAVERISRNNKQFGIMALEDMTGKFEFALWSEDYLKFTTHFKAGLCLYVNGAFKSKRFNENEYEFKIQGMHLLQEVKRAHTRKLGLVTQPQHITPEIIDFLVDNAAKNPGKCEIYLQLIDRQEDLTVKLHTFNRHIEMNDELAQFLMKQPDIDIYIDTINK; this is encoded by the coding sequence ATGAAATTTTCTCACCTGCACGTGCATACGCAGTTCTCACTGCTGGACGGAGCTGCCGATATTAAGTCGCTCTACAAGAAATCAATGGCGGATAACATGCCCGCTCTTGCCATCACTGACCATGGCAACATGTTCGGTGCATTTCAATTTGTTGCAGAAGCATACAATAACAAGTTAAATCCGGAAGATCCAAAGGATAAACGTCTGAAAGTGAAGCCTATTGTGGGCTGCGAATTTTATGTGGTGGAGAACCGCCACAAGCGCCAGTTTACAAGGGAAGAAAAAGATGCACGTTACCACCAGGTGATGCTCGCAAAGGATGATGTAGGTTACCGCAATCTCATCAAACTTTGTTCTCTCGGATTCACAGAAGGGCTGTATGGTAAATATCCGCGTATCGATAAAGAACTGATCCTTCAACATCATGAGGGGCTGATCGCTACCACCTGCTGCCTGGGTGCTTCCGTTCCAAGGACCATTCTGCGTCATGGAGAAGAAGCCGGAGAAAAAGAGTTCAAATGGTGGCTGGATATCTTTGGAGAAGACTTCTACGTAGAACTGCAACGCCACGGCATACCTGAACAGATCACCGTGAATGAAGTGCTGGTAAGGTTTGCACATAAATACAATGTGAAGATCATTGCCTCCAACGACTCTCACTATGTAGAAAAGAAAGACGCCAACGCACACGACATCCTGCTTTGTATCAACACCGGCGAAAAGAAAAGTACACCTACCATGAAAGACTTTTCTGACGACGATGTGATGACGAAGAATAAACGTTTCGCATTTTATAACGATGAGTTCTTTTTCAAGACCACGGATGAAATGACGAAACTGTTCGCTGATCTTCCGCAGGCGATAGACAATACAAACGAGATCGTTGATAAGATAGAGCTGCTGGACCTCAAGCGGGATATCCTCCTGCCCAACTTCCCCATCCCTGCCAATTTTTTCACGCAGGATCAATACCTCCGCCATATTACCATGGAAGGTGCGCATCAGCGTTATGCAGAGATGACGGCGGAGATAGAAGAACGTATCAACTTTGAGCTGGATGTTATTGAGAAGATGGGGTTTGCCGGGTACTTCCTCATTGTATCGGACTTTATTAAAGCCGGTCGTGATCTCGGTGTATTCATCGGCCCGGGCCGTGGTTCTGCAGCAGGATCTGCCGTAGCTTACTGCATTGGTATAACCAATATTGACCCTATTAAATACGATCTGCTGTTTGAGCGTTTCCTTAACCCGGAACGTAAGAGCATGCCCGATATTGATACGGACTTTGATGATGAAGGCCGTCAGAAAGTAATTGATTACGTTGTTCAGAAATACGGCAAGCAACAGGTAGCACAGATCATCACCTATGGTACCATGGCCGCTAAAATGAGTATCAAGGACGTTGCCCGTGTAATGGACCTGCCGCTCATGGAATCCAACATGCTGGCCAAAATGGTACCGGATAAACCCGGTATTCAGCTCTCCCGCATTTTTAATGCGCCGCTGGAAGGTGAAAAGAGCCTCCAGGAGAAAGAGGGACTGGCCGGTGAGGATATTGAGAATGTAAAGAAACTCCGGGAACTGATCAAAGGGAACGACCTTCAGGCAGAGGTACTCCGGGAAGCCTGCGTACTGGAAGGTTCCGTGCGGAACACCGGCATCCACGCAGCAGGTATCATCATTGCGCCGCAGGACCTCTCTGAACTGATCCCCGTTGCTGTAGCAAAAGATTCCGACCTGCTGGTGACCCAGTTTGAAGGAAATATCATTGAGAGCGCGGGTGTTATTAAGATGGACTTTTTGGGTCTGAAGACCCTCACCATTATTAAGAATGCCCTTCAGCTGATTAAAAAGAACCATGGCATAGACATCGTGATAGATGATATTCCGCTGGATGATGCACTTACATACGAATTATACCAGAAAGCAGAAACCAACGGTACGTTCCAGTTTGAAAGCCCGGGGATGCAGAAGTACCTCCGTGAGCTGAAGCCGGATAAATTTGCTGACCTTATTGCCATGAACGCCCTGTACCGCCCCGGCCCATTGGAGTACATCCCCACCTTTATCCGCCGTAAGCACGGATTGGAGCCGGTGATCTACGATGTACCCATCATGGAGGAATACCTCGCGGAAACCTACGGGATCAACGTATACCAGGAGCAGGTGATGCTGCTCAGCCAGAAGATGGCCAACTTCTCCAAAGGAGATGCGGACGTACTGCGGAAGGCCATGGGTAAGAAACAAAAAGCTGTACTGGATAAAATGAAAGCACAGTTCATGGCCGGCTGTAAAGAGAATGGCCATGATCTGAAAATGTGTGATAAGGTTTGGACAGACTGGGAAGCATTCGCCTCCTACGCTTTCAACAAATCCCACTCCACCTGTTACGCCTTTGTGGCTTACCAGACGGCTTACCTGAAAGCCCACTACCCTGCTGAATACATGGCCGCTGTGCTGAACAACGCCAGTAACCTGGAAAAGATCACCTTCTTCATGGAAGAATGTAAACGCATGGGCCTGGATGTATTACCACCTGATGTGAACGAATCTTATAAAGGGTTTGCCGTAAATAAAAAAGGCCAGGTACGTTTTGGACTGGCCGGCCTGAAAGGTGTGGGTGAAGCAGCTATTGAAAGTATTATTGAAGAGCGGGAAAAAGACGGGCCATACGCCACTATTTTCGATATGGTGAAACGGGTGAACCAGCGTGCCGTGAACAAGAAATCCATGGAAGCCCTGGCCATGTCCGGCGCTTTCGACTGCTTTCCGGAACTGCACCGGGCACAATATTTCTACAAAGCAGATGGCGACAATACCACCGGGCTGGATAAGATCGTGAAGTTCGGGCAGCAGGTTCAGGCCGGTAGCCAGAACTCCGGCGGCCTCTTTGGAGACGATATGATGCTGGACATCCAGCCTCCCAAGATCCCCAACTGCGATCAGTGGCCACTCACCATCAAACTTAATAACGAACGGGATGTAACAGGGATCTATATCTCCGGGCATCCGCTGGACGATTATAAGTTTGAGATGAAGTATTACAATATGAACACCATCCAGGAAGTGCTGGACTACCAGAACCTCATTTCCGTGGCTTCAGACAACAATAAAGGCCGGGAACGCTCCTTCCGTATGGCTGTTTTTGTGACCAGCGCAGTGGAAAGGATCTCCCGGAACAATAAACAGTTCGGGATCATGGCGCTGGAGGATATGACCGGGAAGTTCGAATTTGCCCTCTGGAGCGAGGATTACCTGAAATTCACTACCCATTTCAAGGCAGGGCTCTGTTTATATGTGAATGGCGCCTTCAAATCCAAGCGTTTTAACGAAAACGAGTACGAATTCAAGATCCAGGGCATGCACCTGCTCCAGGAGGTAAAAAGGGCACATACGAGGAAATTAGGGCTGGTTACCCAGCCGCAGCACATTACACCGGAGATAATCGACTTCCTGGTGGATAATGCGGCTAAAAACCCCGGAAAATGTGAGATTTACCTGCAGCTGATAGACCGGCAGGAAGATCTGACCGTAAAACTGCATACTTTTAACCGGCATATTGAGATGAATGACGAACTGGCGCAGTTTTTAATGAAACAGCCGGACATCGATATCTATATTGACACAATCAATAAGTAG
- a CDS encoding C40 family peptidase, protein MIRRTGKMYLILPICALLLGSCALLKPRQETAKETTAKPANEKLVFIDGIATSREGKTSEHRTKNRNTPISSVPTGVNSIEEARPWQFKYAQLLDLPVENVVNEKLFGFIEEWWGTPYQMGGSSKSGIDCSNFVNTLMAAVFQINLMGNSVQLYSQVKKLHKRGELQLGDLVFFAINRKKRISHVGIYLENDRFVHASSSAGVMISDLRESYWVRYYAGAGRIN, encoded by the coding sequence ATGATTAGAAGAACGGGGAAAATGTATCTGATATTGCCAATATGCGCACTCCTGCTGGGAAGTTGCGCACTGCTGAAGCCTCGGCAGGAAACGGCAAAAGAAACAACGGCAAAACCTGCAAATGAAAAATTGGTCTTTATTGACGGCATTGCCACTTCCCGTGAAGGTAAAACTTCTGAACACCGTACAAAAAACCGCAATACGCCCATTTCCTCCGTACCTACCGGTGTAAACAGTATTGAAGAAGCCCGGCCCTGGCAATTTAAATATGCCCAGCTGCTGGACCTGCCGGTGGAAAATGTGGTGAATGAAAAACTTTTCGGTTTCATTGAAGAATGGTGGGGCACTCCTTACCAGATGGGAGGAAGTTCCAAAAGCGGCATCGACTGCTCCAATTTTGTAAACACACTCATGGCTGCCGTTTTCCAGATCAACCTGATGGGCAATTCCGTGCAGCTCTATAGCCAGGTGAAAAAACTCCATAAACGCGGTGAGCTCCAATTAGGCGACCTGGTATTCTTTGCCATTAACCGCAAAAAGCGTATTTCCCATGTGGGTATCTACCTGGAGAACGACCGCTTTGTACATGCCTCTTCCAGCGCGGGAGTTATGATCAGCGATCTGCGGGAATCTTACTGGGTAAGGTACTATGCCGGTGCCGGCAGGATCAATTAA
- a CDS encoding class I SAM-dependent methyltransferase — MGFDIAAVNFLFFAKKKNVNFTKTLMLGRHNYYLDAPDLQKCLEKNGRPAGEAAAILKEDPAYVEPFLRSLGAATVHSMDASTYENATIVHDLNKPIPAELEQQYDLVIDAGTLEHVFNFPEAIGNAMKMVKPGGHFLSITITNNFFGHGFYQFSPELFYRVLSPENGYVMEQMFFTTTRPFAPWYEVPDPKVVKSRVLLQNARESYLLVLAKKTAHQPLFTTTPQQSDYEFAWQQEGTQEAKSKSAIQSLAAMLPETLKSRIRHWRTGIRNKRLQVITKDYGNGLKDFFRKVK; from the coding sequence ATGGGTTTTGATATTGCTGCAGTTAATTTCCTGTTCTTTGCCAAAAAGAAGAACGTCAACTTTACGAAAACACTCATGCTGGGGCGCCATAATTACTACCTGGATGCCCCGGATCTGCAGAAATGCCTGGAAAAGAATGGCCGGCCCGCCGGCGAAGCTGCGGCTATACTCAAAGAAGACCCTGCGTATGTGGAACCTTTCCTCCGCTCCCTGGGTGCTGCAACCGTGCATAGCATGGATGCCTCCACTTACGAAAACGCCACCATTGTACACGATCTGAATAAACCTATACCGGCAGAGCTGGAACAGCAGTATGACCTGGTGATAGATGCCGGTACCCTGGAACATGTGTTCAACTTTCCGGAGGCCATCGGTAATGCCATGAAAATGGTAAAGCCGGGCGGCCACTTCCTTAGCATCACCATTACCAATAACTTTTTCGGGCATGGGTTTTACCAGTTCAGTCCCGAATTGTTCTATCGTGTGTTGTCTCCTGAGAACGGCTATGTGATGGAACAGATGTTTTTCACTACCACCCGGCCCTTTGCGCCCTGGTATGAAGTACCTGATCCCAAAGTAGTGAAGAGCAGGGTGCTGCTGCAAAATGCACGGGAATCCTACCTGCTGGTGCTGGCAAAGAAAACGGCGCATCAGCCTTTATTCACCACTACTCCGCAGCAGAGCGATTATGAATTTGCCTGGCAGCAGGAGGGTACGCAGGAAGCTAAAAGCAAAAGTGCCATTCAATCCCTCGCGGCTATGCTGCCCGAAACATTGAAGAGCAGGATCCGGCACTGGCGCACGGGTATCAGGAACAAAAGGCTGCAGGTGATCACCAAAGATTACGGCAACGGGCTAAAAGATTTTTTCAGGAAAGTAAAATAA
- a CDS encoding class I SAM-dependent methyltransferase, with product MDLVEQKYWDDSYNSFTYFVANDIVTQWMNKHAAYLEKGGQLFELGCYPGRYIAHLGKMGFVVNGMDLAPNMDEGFRAWLQKEGVQTGMLEKGDVLAYAANTTDRYDMVCSFGFIEHFQNFQEIIALHDKLLKPGGKLMITTPNFRGGLQQFLHRNLDKGNLDRHYLPSMKPYLWKAQLEQLGYDVQFAGYFGRFDYWYDVQERSSLQKLGNKVVHKLTPLLRQLPDAAFQSPYCGILAQKRKA from the coding sequence ATGGATCTGGTAGAGCAAAAATACTGGGACGACAGCTACAACAGCTTCACCTATTTTGTGGCAAATGATATCGTTACCCAATGGATGAATAAACATGCCGCTTACCTGGAAAAAGGAGGCCAGTTATTTGAGCTGGGATGTTATCCCGGAAGATATATAGCACACCTGGGAAAGATGGGGTTTGTTGTGAACGGGATGGACCTTGCGCCCAATATGGATGAAGGTTTCAGGGCCTGGCTGCAAAAGGAGGGCGTGCAAACCGGTATGCTGGAAAAAGGGGATGTGCTGGCCTATGCAGCCAACACCACAGACAGGTATGATATGGTATGCTCTTTTGGATTCATAGAACACTTTCAGAATTTCCAGGAGATCATTGCACTGCACGATAAGCTGCTGAAGCCCGGTGGGAAGCTGATGATCACCACGCCTAATTTCCGTGGAGGGCTGCAGCAGTTCCTGCACCGGAACCTGGATAAAGGAAACCTGGACCGCCATTACCTGCCTTCCATGAAACCATATCTCTGGAAAGCGCAGCTGGAGCAATTGGGATATGATGTGCAATTTGCCGGATACTTTGGCCGCTTCGATTACTGGTACGATGTACAGGAGCGCAGCTCCCTGCAGAAGCTGGGCAATAAAGTGGTACATAAGCTCACGCCGCTGTTAAGGCAGTTGCCGGATGCTGCGTTTCAATCTCCCTATTGCGGCATCCTGGCTCAAAAGCGTAAAGCATGA
- a CDS encoding family 6 glucosyltransferase: protein MKIALLFICTGKYSIFWKDFYTSAEQYFVPGAEKAYFVFTDDADLPFKDAQNVHVHHQQKLGWPYDTLMRFSIFSRVEKELAAFDYIFFFNANTEFIKPITAAEILPTDAEDGLTVVLHPGYYNKPLKAFPYEKTQKKSTAYMPSNERHQYFQGCLNGGTGKAYLQLIRQLTENTQKDLDNGIIAIWHDESQLNKYVANKHPKVLTPGYAYPEGWDLPFEKAILMRDKGRFGGSDFMRQTTPEAPLNTFQLIIRKIKRLFS from the coding sequence ATGAAGATAGCGTTACTGTTTATCTGTACCGGCAAGTACAGTATTTTCTGGAAGGATTTTTATACAAGCGCGGAACAGTACTTTGTGCCGGGTGCAGAGAAAGCATATTTTGTATTTACGGATGATGCAGACCTGCCATTCAAAGATGCGCAGAACGTACATGTACATCACCAACAAAAGCTGGGCTGGCCCTATGATACGTTGATGCGCTTCAGCATCTTTTCCCGCGTGGAAAAAGAACTGGCGGCTTTTGATTATATCTTTTTCTTCAATGCCAATACAGAATTCATCAAACCCATAACAGCAGCAGAAATATTACCAACCGATGCAGAAGATGGTTTAACCGTGGTATTACATCCCGGTTATTATAACAAACCGCTGAAAGCATTCCCTTATGAAAAAACACAGAAGAAGTCCACTGCCTATATGCCTTCCAACGAGCGCCACCAGTATTTCCAGGGATGCCTGAATGGCGGTACGGGCAAGGCTTACCTGCAACTGATCAGGCAATTAACGGAGAACACGCAGAAAGACCTCGATAACGGCATCATTGCCATCTGGCATGATGAGTCACAGCTTAATAAATACGTGGCGAATAAACATCCTAAAGTACTAACACCCGGTTATGCATACCCTGAAGGTTGGGACCTGCCTTTTGAAAAGGCCATCCTGATGCGGGATAAAGGCCGGTTCGGCGGCAGCGATTTTATGCGCCAGACCACACCGGAAGCACCGCTGAATACATTTCAACTCATTATCCGCAAGATCAAACGTTTATTTTCTTAA